A section of the Venturia canescens isolate UGA chromosome 11, ASM1945775v1, whole genome shotgun sequence genome encodes:
- the LOC122418252 gene encoding uncharacterized protein isoform X2 — MERIDSVNLEQEWERLRQEREKLEEWQARLYAQTARNHQQPNNPPEIISEGQTNTRSIAEDITAIIRPRTNPIPLSRVAECLRIAIVSGSASSLMELSELYHSRRCPRRLVFHRYPKD, encoded by the exons ATGGAGAGAATAGACAGTGTGAACCTTGAGCAAGAGTGGGAGAGATTAcggcaagagagagagaagctgGAAGAATGGCAAGCACGACTCTATGCTCAGACAGCCCGTAATCATCAACAGCCGAATAATCCGCCAGAGATAATAAGTGAAGGCCAAACAAATACCAGAAGTATTGCCGAGGATATTACAGCGATTATAA GGCCTCGTACGAATCCGATACCTCTGTCACGCGTCGCTGAATGTCTACGAATCGCTATCGTGTCCGGTTCAGCATCATCGCTCATGGAACTTTCCGAGCTCTACCATTCGAGGAGGTGTCCCCGTCGATTGGTATTTCATCGCTATCCTAAGGACTAA
- the LOC122418252 gene encoding uncharacterized protein isoform X1: protein MERIDSVNLEQEWERLRQEREKLEEWQARLYAQTARNHQQPNNPPEIISEGQTNTRSIAEDITAIISNGLVRIRYLCHASLNVYESLSCPVQHHRSWNFPSSTIRGGVPVDWYFIAILRTKEGEQRAISTSRFTALAFWSVP, encoded by the exons ATGGAGAGAATAGACAGTGTGAACCTTGAGCAAGAGTGGGAGAGATTAcggcaagagagagagaagctgGAAGAATGGCAAGCACGACTCTATGCTCAGACAGCCCGTAATCATCAACAGCCGAATAATCCGCCAGAGATAATAAGTGAAGGCCAAACAAATACCAGAAGTATTGCCGAGGATATTACAGCGATTATAAGTAAC GGCCTCGTACGAATCCGATACCTCTGTCACGCGTCGCTGAATGTCTACGAATCGCTATCGTGTCCGGTTCAGCATCATCGCTCATGGAACTTTCCGAGCTCTACCATTCGAGGAGGTGTCCCCGTCGATTGGTATTTCATCGCTATCCTAAGGACTAAAGAAGGAGAGCAACGGGCCATCTCTACCTCGAGGTTTACAGCTCTCGCTTTTTGGTCTGTCCCATGA